The Novipirellula galeiformis genome contains a region encoding:
- a CDS encoding RsmD family RNA methyltransferase has product MKQRDQSNRPPKNVSKKSARGASGKSRSELRSNKANATRLRIIGGDMRGRHIYYHGESFTRPMKDSVRENLFNILGRAVRGAIAFDLFAGTGALAIESLSRGAVEAIAIEQSNRAAGHIKKTGESLSIESKLKVLVGDAFRWGETLLVAPDDPDDPKIGVPWIVFLSPPYIMWEEELEKLNAVINQVLREAPPGSVLVAETENTFDATRLPPGEWDLRVYGNVQLAFIEPATQCGLTC; this is encoded by the coding sequence ATGAAGCAACGTGATCAATCCAATCGACCCCCGAAAAACGTCTCCAAGAAATCGGCTCGTGGAGCCAGCGGGAAATCTCGCAGCGAGCTGCGGAGCAACAAAGCCAACGCGACGAGGTTGCGTATTATCGGTGGCGATATGCGGGGTCGCCACATCTACTACCATGGTGAATCGTTCACGCGGCCGATGAAGGACAGCGTGCGGGAGAATCTGTTCAATATTCTCGGCCGCGCCGTTCGCGGGGCGATCGCGTTTGATTTGTTCGCGGGCACCGGCGCCCTGGCAATCGAATCGCTTAGCCGAGGCGCGGTCGAAGCGATTGCGATTGAGCAATCCAACCGTGCCGCAGGGCATATTAAAAAGACGGGCGAGTCGCTCAGCATCGAATCGAAGCTAAAGGTTTTGGTGGGAGATGCGTTTCGTTGGGGCGAAACACTGTTGGTCGCACCGGACGATCCCGACGATCCCAAGATCGGTGTACCCTGGATCGTCTTTTTATCTCCCCCCTACATCATGTGGGAAGAAGAGCTGGAAAAGCTCAACGCCGTGATCAACCAAGTTTTGCGGGAAGCCCCGCCGGGAAGTGTGTTGGTCGCCGAAACCGAAAACACGTTCGACGCGACTCGATTGCCGCCCGGCGAGTGGGACCTGCGCGTCTATGGCAACGTGCAATTGGCCTTCATCGAGCCCGCGACTCAGTGCGGATTGACTTGCTAA
- a CDS encoding ABC transporter ATP-binding protein produces MNAEFVLQACGIHKSYHKNKIEVPVLRGIDVNITAGKINALIGRSGSGKSTLMHLLATLDRPDTGEIMFQGKRIDDAPRAARDAYRNQDIGIIFQFYHLLPELTALENVLAPIMIRQSLWGYFRNRKEIRKRAEAMLDRVGLSHRATHRPAEMSGGEMQRAAIARALMTDPSLLLADEPTGNLDTETGESILKLLVELNQQDHLTIVMITHDDAIAEKADVCYRMQDGLLETTHCARHAA; encoded by the coding sequence ATGAACGCTGAATTTGTTCTTCAAGCTTGCGGTATCCACAAGAGCTATCACAAAAACAAAATCGAAGTCCCCGTACTTCGTGGGATCGACGTCAATATCACCGCGGGCAAGATCAATGCATTGATCGGGCGATCCGGCAGTGGGAAAAGCACGTTGATGCACTTGTTGGCGACATTGGATCGCCCCGATACCGGCGAGATAATGTTTCAGGGCAAACGGATTGACGACGCCCCACGAGCGGCACGTGATGCCTATCGTAACCAAGACATTGGCATCATCTTCCAGTTCTATCACTTGCTACCCGAGCTGACGGCACTCGAAAACGTGCTCGCTCCGATCATGATCCGCCAAAGCTTGTGGGGTTACTTCCGCAATCGAAAAGAAATCCGCAAGCGTGCCGAAGCGATGCTCGACCGCGTCGGTCTATCGCACCGTGCGACACACCGTCCGGCCGAGATGAGTGGCGGTGAGATGCAGCGCGCCGCGATCGCTCGCGCCCTGATGACCGACCCTTCGCTGTTGCTAGCCGACGAACCGACCGGGAATCTCGATACCGAAACCGGCGAATCGATTTTAAAGCTGCTCGTGGAACTGAACCAGCAAGATCACTTGACCATCGTGATGATCACCCATGATGACGCCATCGCTGAGAAAGCCGATGTCTGCTATCGCATGCAAGACGGGTTGCTCGAAACGACGCACTGCGCACGGCACGCCGCGTGA
- a CDS encoding ABC transporter permease, with translation MYRWLLCFRYLQTRYIALASIISVTLGVATLIVVNSVMAGFSAEMHDRLHGLASDILIECHTSGGMPDPDAHLREIKKVCGDKIAGASVSVHVPSMLGIDFNGQQIARHVNLVGLDPETYDSVSQFGQFLLHPENQTAVSFDLREEGFAPDREGFPASGWRYRRARSAYENALQIERDRIESLKAQQTQAAANAAIAQSGSTAGAPEGSNPTVASHSAEPSLGPVFSPELLEGSGGEAPREFDPGQEQYPGIILGISTCTSKTRDTDDVVRDHYYCRPGDDVRMMFPNASENTKVVNQKFTVVDLYESGMSEYDSTFAFCRLDQLQNFRGMIDPQTGTRSVTTIQLKLIEGASLNEVRDDLRRRFPADMYAYSIQTWRDMQGPLLAAVRLETMILNILLFLIIAVAGFGILATFFMIVVEKTRDIGTLKALGASGKGVMSIFLSYGLLLGFVGSGAGLVGGLIFVSKINEVAALIEKITGQEVFDPTVYYFNTIPTIVDPFTLVWVMAGAITIAALASVLPALRAARMHPVRALRFE, from the coding sequence ATGTATCGTTGGTTGCTCTGTTTTCGCTATCTGCAAACCCGCTATATCGCTCTGGCATCGATTATTAGTGTGACGCTAGGCGTTGCTACCTTGATCGTCGTCAACAGCGTGATGGCTGGTTTTTCAGCTGAGATGCACGATCGGCTGCATGGTCTGGCATCGGACATTTTGATTGAATGCCACACCAGCGGCGGAATGCCGGATCCCGACGCTCATTTGCGTGAGATCAAAAAGGTCTGTGGTGACAAAATTGCTGGCGCCTCGGTCAGCGTGCATGTCCCCAGCATGTTGGGGATCGACTTCAACGGGCAACAAATCGCCCGCCATGTCAATTTGGTCGGACTTGATCCCGAAACCTACGACTCCGTCAGCCAGTTCGGGCAATTCCTGCTACACCCGGAAAACCAAACGGCCGTCAGCTTCGATCTTCGCGAAGAGGGATTCGCCCCCGACCGTGAAGGTTTCCCCGCCTCGGGATGGCGTTATCGCCGTGCTCGATCGGCGTACGAAAACGCATTACAAATTGAACGCGACCGGATTGAGTCGCTCAAAGCACAACAAACCCAAGCGGCGGCCAACGCCGCGATCGCCCAGTCCGGCTCGACTGCCGGTGCACCCGAAGGCTCCAATCCCACCGTCGCTTCACACTCCGCTGAGCCTTCGCTGGGCCCCGTATTCTCGCCTGAATTGCTCGAAGGCAGCGGCGGCGAGGCTCCACGGGAGTTCGACCCCGGCCAAGAACAATACCCCGGCATCATCCTGGGCATCTCCACCTGTACCAGCAAAACTCGGGACACCGACGACGTCGTTCGCGACCATTACTATTGCCGTCCCGGCGACGACGTTCGCATGATGTTTCCCAATGCATCGGAAAACACCAAAGTCGTCAACCAAAAGTTCACCGTCGTCGACCTGTATGAATCCGGGATGAGCGAATACGACAGCACGTTTGCCTTTTGTCGTCTCGATCAATTGCAAAATTTCCGCGGCATGATCGACCCTCAAACCGGAACGCGCAGCGTGACGACGATTCAATTGAAATTGATTGAAGGCGCCAGTCTGAATGAAGTGCGCGATGATCTTCGCCGTCGTTTCCCAGCCGATATGTATGCCTATAGCATTCAAACGTGGCGAGACATGCAGGGACCACTGCTGGCCGCAGTCCGTCTAGAGACGATGATTCTAAACATCCTGTTGTTCTTGATCATCGCCGTTGCTGGATTCGGCATTTTGGCCACCTTCTTCATGATTGTGGTCGAGAAAACTCGTGACATCGGAACGCTCAAGGCGCTTGGTGCCTCAGGCAAAGGGGTGATGAGCATCTTTTTGAGCTACGGATTGCTGTTGGGGTTTGTCGGCAGCGGTGCGGGGTTGGTCGGCGGGCTGATCTTCGTCAGCAAGATAAACGAGGTTGCGGCCTTGATCGAGAAAATCACCGGTCAAGAAGTGTTTGACCCGACGGTTTATTACTTCAACACCATTCCCACGATCGTGGATCCCTTTACCCTCGTGTGGGTGATGGCAGGCGCTATCACGATTGCGGCTTTAGCCAGTGTGTTGCCGGCGCTCCGCGCCGCGAGAATGCATCCGGTTCGAGCGCTTCGCTTTGAATAA
- a CDS encoding Rieske (2Fe-2S) protein has product MGQWIDVAALEDCGEGKAIEVLVEGQVIAIFQNEGELFALDGMCAHQGGPIAQGHVAGGCVTCPWHGWQYELATGIQTINRQPLQKTFAVRQRDGRIEIDI; this is encoded by the coding sequence ATGGGACAGTGGATTGACGTTGCGGCCCTGGAGGACTGTGGCGAGGGGAAAGCGATCGAGGTTTTGGTCGAAGGCCAAGTGATTGCCATCTTTCAAAATGAGGGCGAACTCTTCGCTCTCGATGGGATGTGCGCCCACCAAGGCGGTCCGATTGCCCAAGGGCATGTGGCCGGCGGCTGCGTGACCTGTCCTTGGCATGGTTGGCAATATGAATTGGCGACCGGCATTCAGACGATCAATCGGCAACCGCTGCAAAAGACGTTTGCGGTCCGCCAACGTGACGGTCGCATCGAAATCGACATTTGA
- a CDS encoding beta strand repeat-containing protein, which yields MVFQRLINRLGRKSKATARKTSNRRLLMEHLTRRELMAVDLGAISGIAFTDADGNGQLDAGEIRLEGVQVQLYRDSGAGNAGTLVTAGANADPLVLTDTTDNSTPAGAGQPVKVPGEFRFEGLAAGDYFVVQSAVAGQTAPAPTLVTISAAEAAGLQTQLIDDFATTAVSVLANAANPTNTDSTAASEAIGGSRDIQAVRSSGSGNILVEVDTGQDALTISSGGGGVGTAMVQYDGADNSIALDAVGLGNVSLSGETPLDPTDPSGAQRQFPGAGLFVRTRAADAGEQLTIRVYSDAVNFSETVVPVPVDATNFLETFVRFDSFTVIGGTGADFRNVGAIEALSNLTGDNDIRVSIVEALRPTPKTSNLANIVPLSLAGEIFVDNGVIQTPNDGTRPGRNNGTRDAGEPIFTNDVTVHLYRADQTPGTDTPIATTIAANGVYSFDNLAPGDYVVVIPQTMLDSGGPLFGYDSSLGTAAAPDPNNDDNSDDNGVRVDGVGIVSGAITLASGTEPTNDGDDENTNSTLDFGVVPQIDLAITKTLVGAPPANVDAGSTAIFDIVVNNNGPLTATDVRIQDLIPAGLTFVRTQNGPAGMSQNVNGANLEAIVGTIASSGQISFQIVTTVDVDGLTNITNTATVTGAEFDFDTSNNSSDADVIVDPVFDVVVTKTVDDNTVKPTDTVTYTVTLTNDGPSTANGVVLSDVVPTGLTFVSGTMNGNDATLSGSTVSFPAIDVIPGAANAVTATLVFTVDALTTGEITNTATVPDMSAAGENDITNNSDDAVITVSPDFDIVVDKTSDVTTVKPNDTVIYTVTLTNDGPSTANNVVLTDAIPAGLTLVSAVMDGTDGTASGGNVTFPGISLASGAANAVTATLTFTVKADAAGEIVNTASVPDMSADGENDITNNSDDAPITVTPEFDVVVDKTINVTNAKPNDTVIYTVTLTNDGPSTAANVVLTDAVPAGLTFVSGSLDGQAGTLNGNNVTFPAISIASGAANAATATLTFTVNADASGQIINSASVPDMSADGENDITNNSDDATLSISADFDIVVEKTVDNATAKPNDTLVYTVTLTNEGPSGATNVVLTDVVPTGLTFVSGTLNGVNGTLSNGIVTFDAIDLDSGVANAATATLTFTVNAGTSGQIVNTASVPDMSAAGENDITNNSDSVPVTIQPDFDIIVDKTVNNATPTPGSNVTYTVTLTNDGPSTANGVVLSDAVPSGLTFVSGTLNGQAGTLTGSNVTFPAVNVLAGTGNALTATLVFTVNGTASGQIVNTAQVPDMSANGENDVTNNSDDAVITVTPIADLAVTKTVDKSNAQIGDTLTYTVTVTNNGPSPANAVQAVDTLPAGVTFVSGTGPNSTALSASNGVVTVPGGTLASGASFTFTINATVNSGTTADQVNNVSVSTSTSDPDSTNNSASATTGVDPATSRVDGFVFIDANNNKIFDAGETPVEGVQISLTGTDAFGNPVNLTDTTDANGQYAFESLLAGSAYRLQRVDRPSTLRDGGEQAGTNATATINDVDNVFTSLGLNKATSAEDFNFGLLKAALSKRDFLAST from the coding sequence ATGGTCTTTCAACGACTAATCAACCGTCTCGGTCGCAAATCCAAAGCCACTGCTCGCAAAACCTCAAACCGCCGTTTGTTGATGGAGCATTTGACTCGCCGTGAATTGATGGCGGTGGACTTGGGAGCGATTAGCGGGATCGCCTTCACCGACGCGGACGGCAATGGGCAACTCGATGCAGGCGAAATCCGGCTCGAAGGGGTCCAAGTCCAGTTGTATCGCGATAGCGGTGCAGGAAATGCCGGCACGCTGGTCACCGCAGGAGCCAACGCCGATCCGCTCGTATTGACTGACACCACGGACAACTCAACCCCCGCCGGAGCAGGTCAACCGGTCAAGGTCCCCGGCGAATTCCGCTTTGAAGGACTTGCCGCAGGTGACTACTTCGTCGTGCAGAGCGCTGTGGCGGGCCAAACCGCTCCGGCTCCGACCCTGGTCACGATCTCGGCGGCCGAAGCGGCTGGATTACAGACACAATTGATCGATGACTTTGCGACCACCGCAGTCTCGGTGCTTGCCAACGCCGCGAATCCTACTAACACCGATTCGACCGCTGCTAGCGAGGCCATCGGCGGCAGCCGAGATATCCAAGCGGTACGATCGAGCGGTTCGGGCAACATCTTGGTCGAAGTCGACACCGGTCAAGACGCGCTGACGATCTCCTCAGGTGGCGGTGGCGTGGGCACCGCAATGGTCCAATATGACGGAGCCGACAACAGCATTGCATTGGACGCAGTTGGTTTAGGTAACGTTTCCCTTTCGGGTGAAACGCCATTAGACCCCACCGATCCCTCCGGGGCCCAACGCCAATTCCCAGGCGCCGGATTGTTTGTGCGGACTCGCGCGGCCGATGCGGGTGAACAGCTGACGATTCGTGTCTACAGCGATGCCGTCAATTTTTCAGAAACCGTGGTTCCGGTGCCCGTCGATGCAACCAACTTTCTAGAAACCTTTGTTCGTTTTGATTCGTTCACCGTGATCGGTGGAACAGGAGCCGATTTCCGCAACGTAGGTGCAATCGAAGCGTTGTCGAACCTGACCGGTGACAACGACATTCGCGTGTCGATTGTCGAAGCGCTGCGGCCCACTCCGAAAACCTCGAATCTGGCCAACATTGTTCCGTTGTCACTCGCTGGCGAAATTTTCGTCGACAACGGCGTGATTCAAACCCCGAACGATGGCACGCGTCCTGGCAGGAACAATGGCACGCGAGATGCCGGTGAACCCATCTTCACCAACGACGTGACCGTGCACTTGTATCGCGCCGACCAAACGCCAGGGACGGACACCCCGATCGCAACGACCATCGCCGCCAACGGTGTCTATTCGTTCGACAATCTAGCGCCCGGCGACTATGTCGTGGTGATCCCCCAGACAATGTTGGACAGCGGCGGACCGCTATTCGGATATGACTCAAGTTTGGGTACCGCTGCAGCGCCGGATCCCAACAACGACGACAACTCGGATGACAACGGCGTGCGAGTGGATGGCGTGGGCATCGTCAGCGGTGCAATCACGCTGGCTAGCGGTACCGAGCCGACCAACGATGGCGACGACGAGAACACGAACTCGACGCTCGATTTCGGCGTCGTTCCTCAAATCGACCTGGCGATTACAAAAACGCTGGTCGGAGCTCCGCCTGCCAACGTTGACGCTGGCAGCACCGCAATTTTCGACATTGTTGTCAACAACAATGGCCCGCTGACCGCGACGGACGTTCGCATCCAGGACTTGATTCCCGCAGGTTTAACCTTCGTGCGGACTCAGAATGGTCCCGCTGGAATGAGTCAAAATGTCAATGGTGCCAACCTCGAAGCGATCGTCGGAACGATTGCCTCCAGCGGGCAAATCAGCTTCCAAATCGTGACCACCGTCGATGTGGATGGATTGACGAATATCACCAACACCGCCACGGTCACCGGTGCCGAGTTTGATTTCGACACCAGCAACAACAGCAGCGATGCCGACGTGATCGTGGATCCCGTCTTTGATGTCGTGGTCACCAAGACCGTCGATGACAATACCGTCAAGCCCACCGACACGGTGACCTACACCGTGACGTTAACCAACGATGGACCCAGTACAGCCAATGGCGTCGTGCTTAGCGACGTGGTTCCCACCGGATTGACGTTTGTCAGCGGCACGATGAACGGAAACGACGCCACGCTTTCAGGGTCCACCGTATCGTTCCCTGCAATCGACGTGATCCCCGGTGCTGCGAACGCAGTGACCGCCACGTTGGTCTTTACCGTCGACGCGTTGACCACCGGCGAAATCACCAACACCGCCACCGTCCCCGACATGTCGGCTGCGGGTGAGAACGACATCACCAACAACTCCGATGATGCGGTGATTACGGTATCCCCGGACTTCGACATCGTGGTCGACAAGACCTCCGACGTGACGACGGTGAAGCCCAATGACACAGTCATTTACACCGTGACGTTGACCAACGATGGCCCTAGCACGGCGAACAACGTCGTGCTAACCGATGCGATTCCTGCGGGCTTGACCCTCGTCTCGGCTGTCATGGACGGAACCGACGGAACGGCCTCCGGTGGCAATGTCACCTTCCCAGGCATTTCGCTCGCCAGTGGGGCCGCCAACGCCGTCACCGCGACCTTGACCTTCACCGTCAAGGCCGATGCGGCAGGCGAAATCGTCAACACCGCCAGCGTACCGGACATGTCTGCCGACGGTGAGAACGACATCACCAACAACTCCGACGATGCTCCAATCACCGTCACCCCTGAATTTGATGTCGTGGTCGACAAGACCATCAATGTGACCAATGCCAAGCCCAACGACACGGTCATTTACACCGTCACGTTAACCAACGATGGCCCCAGCACGGCAGCGAACGTTGTCCTGACCGACGCCGTTCCCGCTGGATTGACCTTCGTTAGCGGTTCGCTTGACGGCCAAGCCGGGACGCTCAACGGAAACAACGTCACGTTCCCTGCGATCTCCATCGCCAGTGGTGCGGCCAACGCCGCGACCGCCACCTTGACCTTCACCGTCAATGCGGACGCCAGTGGCCAGATCATCAATTCCGCCAGCGTACCGGACATGTCCGCCGACGGCGAGAACGACATCACCAACAACTCCGACGACGCCACGCTCAGCATCAGTGCCGACTTTGACATCGTCGTCGAGAAGACGGTCGACAACGCAACCGCTAAACCCAACGATACGCTTGTCTACACCGTCACGCTGACAAACGAAGGGCCTAGTGGCGCAACGAACGTCGTGTTAACCGACGTGGTTCCCACCGGATTGACCTTCGTCAGTGGAACGCTCAACGGCGTTAATGGCACGCTCTCCAACGGGATTGTGACCTTCGACGCGATCGATCTTGACAGCGGTGTGGCGAATGCAGCGACCGCCACGCTGACGTTCACCGTGAACGCGGGAACCAGCGGCCAAATCGTCAACACGGCCAGTGTCCCGGACATGTCCGCCGCAGGTGAAAATGACATCACCAATAACTCCGATAGTGTGCCGGTCACGATCCAACCCGATTTCGACATCATCGTCGACAAGACGGTGAACAACGCCACGCCTACACCGGGCAGCAATGTGACTTACACCGTCACGCTAACCAACGATGGGCCAAGTACCGCCAATGGGGTCGTGCTTAGCGACGCGGTTCCTAGTGGTTTGACCTTCGTCAGTGGTACCTTGAACGGCCAAGCCGGCACCTTGACCGGCAGCAACGTCACCTTCCCCGCAGTCAATGTACTCGCCGGTACCGGCAACGCCTTGACCGCCACCTTGGTGTTCACCGTCAATGGGACCGCCAGTGGCCAGATCGTGAACACCGCTCAAGTTCCCGACATGTCGGCCAATGGTGAGAACGACGTCACCAACAACAGCGACGACGCCGTCATCACGGTCACTCCGATCGCCGACCTTGCCGTCACCAAAACCGTCGACAAGTCCAACGCACAAATTGGCGACACGTTGACCTACACCGTCACCGTGACCAATAACGGTCCCTCACCGGCCAATGCAGTTCAAGCGGTCGACACACTGCCAGCGGGGGTGACGTTCGTCAGCGGCACCGGTCCCAATAGCACGGCACTATCCGCCAGCAACGGGGTCGTGACCGTCCCCGGCGGCACACTCGCCTCGGGTGCGAGCTTTACGTTCACCATCAATGCAACGGTGAACTCGGGCACCACCGCCGACCAAGTCAACAACGTCAGCGTGAGCACATCGACCAGCGATCCCGACTCGACGAACAATTCGGCGTCGGCAACCACCGGCGTTGATCCAGCGACCTCGCGAGTGGACGGGTTTGTCTTCATCGATGCCAACAACAACAAGATTTTCGACGCGGGTGAAACTCCGGTCGAAGGGGTCCAGATCTCGTTGACCGGTACCGATGCGTTCGGCAACCCCGTCAATTTGACGGACACCACCGACGCCAATGGACAATATGCGTTTGAAAGCTTGTTGGCCGGATCGGCTTACCGCTTGCAACGTGTCGATCGTCCTTCGACGTTACGAGACGGTGGAGAACAGGCTGGAACCAACGCAACCGCCACCATCAACGACGTCGACAACGTGTTTACCTCACTGGGGCTGAACAAGGCGACTTCGGCCGAAGACTTTAACTTCGGACTGCTCAAAGCGGCACTTTCAAAGCGAGACTTCTTGGCATCGACCTAA
- a CDS encoding M16 family metallopeptidase, translating into MPTKVTELEGISEYTFENGVRVLLFPDESKEVVTVNMTVLVGSRHEGYGEAGMAHLLEHMLFKGTPTFPEVPKALTDRGARFNGTTWLDRTNYYETLPASDENLRFALDLESDRLLNSFVRGEDLASEMTVVRNEFERGENSPIRVLMQRMQSAAFDWHNYGQSTIGNRSDIERVPVVKLRQFYKKYYRPDNVMLIVAGKFDPEFALQQITETFGVLKSPDTPIDSTYTTEPPQDGERTVVLRRVGDVQYVGAAYHIPSGSHADYAAMKALVYVLGDEPSGRLYKQMVEAKIASNVFTLAYGLTEPGLFMGIAEIPEEHSIEQARQTLIDIIEKSLSESPITEQEVERAKQQILKERELESSDTDKIAVALSDWAAQGDWRLYLLYRDRIENLTVAQVQEAAKKYFVRNNRTVGLFIPSEQSERVAIPESPNLVELFKDYEGREAVAAGEMFDPAPLAIEARTTRGELVGGIRYAMLPKKTRGGSVTLNMTLRFGTGETLKGKIGAVELLGMLMAKGTRELDYQQFQDELTRLRAELSISSTVGLLQLQVKTKKEFLPEVVQLIGKVLREPRLSSEELEVIRRQVITSLQQSKNEPQALAPLSVRKRLAPYESDNVLYVQSIDEQLQMYSSVTADQIKQLHDNFLGNQAGEVAAVGDFDAEELQSWIAKELNDWTVAEPYVRVDRNPHPETEGSLEAIETPDKANAFFYSSEQYELNDADPAYASLVLGNFILGGGSLSSRLADRVRQQEGLSYGVRSSVIARARDNRVDFTLYAITNPANREKLIRVIREEIDRIRQDGITSEELQKAKLAYLQRNRVSRADDSSLASELLSTIFNERTMAYEAEHEAQIEAATVESVNDAIRTYIQPENLVMAIAGDFANVKEENAKE; encoded by the coding sequence GTGCCAACAAAAGTAACCGAACTCGAAGGAATCTCCGAATATACGTTCGAAAACGGAGTGCGAGTGCTGTTGTTCCCAGACGAGAGCAAGGAAGTGGTCACGGTGAACATGACCGTGTTGGTCGGTTCACGACACGAGGGTTACGGCGAAGCGGGGATGGCGCACTTACTCGAACACATGTTGTTCAAAGGGACGCCAACTTTCCCCGAAGTTCCCAAGGCGCTGACCGACCGCGGGGCTCGGTTCAACGGCACGACATGGCTGGACCGCACGAATTATTACGAAACGCTTCCCGCTAGCGACGAGAACCTACGTTTTGCACTCGATTTGGAATCGGATCGTTTACTGAACAGCTTCGTCCGCGGCGAAGACTTGGCGAGTGAAATGACGGTCGTTCGCAACGAGTTTGAACGCGGCGAAAACTCGCCGATCCGCGTGCTGATGCAACGCATGCAATCGGCCGCTTTCGATTGGCACAATTACGGCCAATCGACGATCGGAAACCGCAGCGATATTGAGCGGGTGCCAGTCGTCAAGCTTCGCCAATTCTACAAAAAATACTATCGCCCCGATAACGTAATGCTGATCGTGGCGGGGAAATTTGATCCGGAATTCGCACTGCAACAGATCACAGAGACCTTTGGCGTGCTGAAGTCGCCGGACACCCCGATCGATTCCACCTATACCACCGAACCACCTCAAGACGGTGAACGAACAGTCGTATTGCGGCGCGTCGGTGATGTTCAATATGTCGGCGCGGCATATCACATTCCCTCGGGTAGCCATGCCGATTACGCTGCCATGAAAGCGCTCGTCTACGTGCTCGGCGACGAACCGAGCGGCCGGCTTTACAAGCAGATGGTCGAAGCAAAAATCGCCAGCAACGTGTTCACGCTGGCGTACGGTTTAACCGAACCGGGGCTGTTCATGGGAATCGCCGAGATCCCTGAGGAGCACTCGATCGAGCAAGCGAGGCAAACGCTGATCGACATTATCGAGAAGTCCCTCTCGGAGTCACCGATCACGGAACAGGAAGTCGAGCGCGCGAAGCAACAAATTTTGAAGGAGCGAGAACTTGAATCGTCCGACACCGACAAGATCGCGGTCGCGCTGAGCGATTGGGCCGCCCAGGGCGATTGGCGTCTGTATTTACTCTATCGCGACCGGATTGAAAATTTAACGGTCGCGCAGGTTCAAGAAGCGGCGAAAAAGTACTTCGTTCGCAACAACCGCACCGTGGGCTTGTTCATTCCGAGCGAGCAATCCGAGCGAGTCGCGATTCCTGAATCGCCCAACTTGGTCGAACTGTTTAAAGATTACGAAGGACGTGAAGCGGTCGCTGCGGGCGAAATGTTTGATCCCGCTCCATTGGCGATCGAAGCACGAACCACACGTGGCGAGTTGGTGGGAGGCATTCGCTATGCGATGTTGCCCAAGAAAACCCGTGGTGGATCGGTCACGTTGAATATGACCCTGCGTTTCGGAACCGGCGAAACCTTGAAGGGCAAGATCGGCGCGGTCGAGTTACTTGGCATGTTGATGGCCAAGGGAACCCGCGAACTGGACTACCAACAATTCCAAGATGAACTGACTCGATTGCGTGCCGAATTGTCGATCAGCAGCACCGTAGGGCTGTTGCAATTGCAAGTCAAAACGAAAAAAGAATTCTTGCCGGAAGTCGTCCAGTTGATCGGCAAGGTACTGCGAGAACCACGACTTTCGTCTGAGGAACTCGAAGTGATTCGCCGCCAAGTCATCACCAGTCTGCAGCAAAGCAAGAACGAACCCCAAGCACTCGCGCCGCTGTCGGTCCGCAAGCGATTGGCACCGTACGAATCGGACAACGTGCTCTACGTTCAATCGATCGACGAACAATTGCAGATGTATTCAAGTGTCACCGCCGACCAGATCAAACAACTACACGACAACTTCCTCGGCAACCAAGCCGGTGAAGTCGCCGCAGTGGGTGATTTTGATGCAGAAGAACTCCAATCGTGGATCGCGAAAGAATTGAACGATTGGACTGTTGCGGAGCCCTATGTTCGCGTCGACCGCAATCCTCATCCTGAGACCGAAGGCTCGCTCGAGGCGATTGAAACACCGGACAAGGCCAACGCATTCTTTTACAGCAGCGAACAATACGAGTTGAACGATGCCGATCCCGCCTACGCCTCGTTGGTGCTTGGAAACTTCATCCTCGGTGGGGGCAGCCTGAGCAGCCGATTGGCAGACCGCGTTCGCCAACAAGAGGGATTGTCTTACGGCGTCCGCAGTAGCGTGATTGCTCGGGCGCGAGACAATCGTGTCGACTTCACACTCTACGCGATCACCAATCCGGCCAATCGAGAAAAGCTGATTCGCGTGATTCGCGAAGAGATCGACCGGATTCGCCAGGACGGCATCACGTCCGAAGAATTGCAGAAAGCCAAGTTGGCTTACTTGCAACGCAACCGCGTCAGCCGGGCAGACGATTCCTCGTTGGCTTCGGAGCTATTAAGCACGATCTTTAACGAGCGAACGATGGCCTACGAAGCCGAGCACGAAGCGCAAATCGAAGCGGCAACGGTGGAGTCGGTCAACGATGCGATCCGCACCTATATCCAACCTGAGAATTTGGTGATGGCCATCGCAGGCGACTTTGCCAACGTCAAAGAGGAAAACGCGAAAGAGTAA